A DNA window from Ipomoea triloba cultivar NCNSP0323 chromosome 10, ASM357664v1 contains the following coding sequences:
- the LOC116032948 gene encoding uncharacterized protein LOC116032948 — translation MAEDDDESFGDFTFASFPPNIQIHAPQSTIEDDDDDEWGDFVDFSRGSDPSNEPSQTKPFHPLGVFSNNGSQHPVQSTPLSEPATAQTDSSKTAQWVKPRGALPLSLFGEAEDEEEKPDEEEKSTHIETKKLSNGSNTDSSIGLNDIIASLYNQNPQFQSGKPSLHASEYGNLSSNLGISELGLNSGLLDVRNDFGTVHNSDWNLTGSGSKPQAVESSSTEWNTDLNNLLSDQTGLSSNTSVDVTNLNERSEDSLIGSTTGGLSSDITASRLSFSGWGFDFGEFGSTSKTSNSTFSGFNSNSDALVVSESYGEDGDNEDDDDDDDGWEFKDAFTEASDGGTHNKAGSEAQEIHETKAFGNGSNRLLHLFPMSNGSEEADSHGHYTGDMKAYSVGTDNGSNGYLNSDLREHDTSNIMAYSYGNVSNHSIDIFSMSNGTDLEVLDTGDMKAFSSAFSNGSVITNESVKAKPEARDTNELKTNLLGYSESDNHSIDLFAIANGISGIIHENEVENNKPSTSAQNSFIQDSYWTSEKSVSNGIADLIPVVEGVETDEDFGEFTGALSDSGSKQEGELKDTDLSHELEAAKSVNKHQVNVIGFNHKGALPLSIFGDEELETDASSTSEDGFICHPTSFPKIDKKQEPVISINDLISSLYSQAEYTSSISSLQNLSDVVEPPDSGARSNLVNGEDAFGDESWEYKGGMPLGTENKTSIFHHGDSLPSSLSIRKLDNYVDFYSELKKELSLYSKYHLGNLQEAGKELDLEGYICEEDDLEGHPSWETCFHEFIGVLRKPKFQVLESEYNLSRRLSQMENDFNSAVELINHASIMLRLLTFASAKEQLIYVSVWYKMFSVCIQELKHGTWLWKQISDNNAQSYVFSNTRGRQYILGLVEIYKVAVVLGASVKLYQPWTWLNSVDFTGIYLLLDECHALWSRLGLEQAILNTSDPASTGTIRLSLDNIKSIHDLDAFALQNHIFSQKEVICRLSLLTSEAVNGMKLVIWNGEHYFVTLANLWANLISNDPPELPHLSFGW, via the exons ATGGCGGAAGACGACGATGAAAGCTTCGGAGACTTCACTTTCGCATCTTTCCCTCCCAATATCCAAATTCATGCTCCACAATCCACCATTGAAGACGACGACGACGATGAATGGGGTGATTTTGTCGATTTCTCGCGAGGATCGGATCCCTCCAATGAACCCTCTCAAACCAAACCATTCCATCCGCTTGGCGTCTTCTCCAACAATGGATCTCAGCACCCGGTCCAATCAACTCCGTTGAGTGAACCGGCGACCGCCCAAACCGATTCGTCTAAGACTGCTCAGTGGGTGAAACCCCGAGGCGCTTTGCCGCTTTCGTTATTTGGAGAGGCTGAGGATGAGGAGGAGAAACCTGACGAGGAAGAGAAATCTACTCATATCGAAACTAAGAAATTGAGCAATGGATCGAATACTGATTCGAGTATTGGTTTAAACGATATAATTGCGAGTTTATACAATCAGAATCCGCAGTTTCAATCTGGAAAACCTTCTTTGCATGCTAGTGAGTATGGTAATCTGAGCTCCAATTTGGGCATCAGTGAGTTGGGTTTGAATTCAGGTTTATTGGACGTGAGGAATGATTTTGGGACAGTGCATAATTCTGATTGGAACTTAACTGGGTCAGGATCGAAACCCCAAGCAGTTGAATCAAGTTCTACGGAATGGAATACGGATTTGAATAACTTGCTTTCGGATCAAACTGGGCTTAGTTCAAATACGAGTGTTGATGTAACAAACTTAAATGAACGCAGTGAGGATTCATTGATTGGTTCGACGACAGGCGGTTTGAGTTCCGATATAACTGCATCACGTTTGAGTTTTAGTGGTTGGGGTTTTGATTTTGGTGAATTTGGATCCACCTCAAAAACTTCAAATTCTACTTTTAGTGGATTTAACTCAAATTCGGATGCTTTGGTTGTGAGTGAAAGTTATGGGGAGGACGGTGACAacgaagatgatgatgatgatgatgatggatgGGAGTTCAAGGATGCATTTACTGAAGCAAGTGATGGGGGTACACACAATAAG GCTGGCTCAGAAGCACAAGAAATTCATGAGACAAAGGCATTTGGCAATGGTTCGAACAGATTGCTTCATTTGTTTCCCATGTCAAATGGATCGGAAGAGGCTGATTCTCATGGACACTATACAGGTGATATGAAGGCATACTCAGTTGGGACTGATAATGGTTCAAATGGATATCTTAATTCTGACTTAAGGGAACATGATACTAGCAACATTATGGCATACTCATACGGGAATGTTTCAAATCATTCAATTGACATATTTTCTATGTCAAATGGAACTGACCTTGAGGTACTTGATACTGGTGATATGAAAGCATTCTCGTCTGCATTTTCTAATGGTTCAGTCATAACAAATGAATCAGTAAAGGCTAAACCTGAGGCACGTGATACTAATGAATTGAAGACCAATTTGTTAGGGTATTCTGAGAGTGATAATCACTCAATTGATTTATTTGCAATTGCAAATGGGATTTCTGGCATTATACATGAAAATGAGGTTGAAAATAATAAGCCAAGCACTTCTGCTCAAAACAGTTTTATTCAAGATTCGTACTGGACATCTGAAAAGAGTGTTAGTAATGGTATAGCTGATCTCATACCAGTCGTTGAAGGTGTTGAAACTGATGAAGACTTTGGAGAATTTACTGGTGCATTATCAGATAGTGGATCAAAGCAAGag GGAGAGTTGAAGGATACTGATCTTTCTCATGAACTTGAAGCTGCCAAGTCTGTTAACAAACATCAG GTGAATGTGATAGGGTTTAATCATAAAGGAGCGTTGCCCTTGTCTATCTTTGGCGATGAAGAACTGGAGACTGATGCCTCTTCTACCAGTGAGGATGGTTTTATCTGTCATCCAACTTCTTTtccaaaaattgataaaaaacaGGAACCTGTCATTTCAATAAATGATCTTATATCAAGTTTATACAGCCAAGCAGAATATACCTCTTCTATCAGCTCCTTGCAAAACCTTTCTGATGTTGTAGAACCCCCTGATTCAGGAGCCAGGTCTAATTTAGTGAACGGTGAAGATGCATTTGGAGATGAATCATGGGAGTATAAAGGTGGCATGCCTCTAGGAACTGAGAACAAGACATCCATTTTTCATCATGGAGATTCACTTCCAAGCAGTTTGTCCATAAGAAAGCTAGATAATTATGTGGATTTCTATTCAGAACTAAAGAAGGAGTTGTCCCTTTATAGTAAATATCACCTTGGGAATCTTCAG GAGGCTGGCAAGGAATTAGACCTTGAAGGTTATATATGTGAAGAAGATGATTTAGAGGGGCATCCATCCTGGGAGACTTGTTTTCATGAATTTATTGGGGTTCTTAGGAAACCAAAATTTCAAGTGCTGGAATCAGAATATAACTTATCACGGAGGCTATCTCAA atggaaaatgattttaattCAGCAGTGGAGCTTATTAATCATGCTAGCATAATGCTGAGACTTTTGACATTTGCGTCAGCAAAGGAACAGCTAATTTATGTTTCTGTATGGTACAAGATGTTCTCTGTTTGTATTCAAGAGTTGAAGCATGGTACCTGGCTTTGGAAGCAGATATCAGATAACAATGCTCAGAGTTACGTGTTCTCCAATACTAGAG GAAGACAATACATTCTGGGTCTTGTTGAGATTTACAAGGTGGCTGTAGTGCTTGGAGCTTCGGTCAAGCTTTACCAACCATGGACCTGGTTAAATTCTGTTGATTTCACAGGCATCTATTTGCTTCTAGATGAATGCCATGCTCTTTGGTCTAGATTGGGACTTGAGCAAGCTATCTTGAATACATCAGATCCAGCATCTACTGGCACCATCAGATTGAGTCTGGACAATATCAAGTCTATTCATGATCTTGATGCATTTGCCCTTCAAAACCATATTTTCAGTCAGAAAGAAGTTATTTGTCGATTGTCACTCCTAACTTCAGAAGCGGTAAATG GTATGAAGCTTGTTATCTGGAATGGAGAGCATTACTTTGTCACACTCGCAAATCTCTGGGCAAATCTTATAAGCAATGATCCTCCAGAGTTACCACATTTAAGTTTTGGATGGTGA